In Ooceraea biroi isolate clonal line C1 chromosome 13, Obir_v5.4, whole genome shotgun sequence, a genomic segment contains:
- the LOC109611390 gene encoding uncharacterized protein LOC109611390: protein MASQTGNSKDYNIRLINTLYSQVPAFTDVFDEETWYIFVVCFVASTFLVAFILSRFITIRPVE from the coding sequence ATGGCGAGCCAGACGGGAAATAGtaaagattacaatataaGGCTTATCAACACGCTCTACAGTCAAGTTCCAGCCTTCACCGACGTGTTTGATGAGGAAACTTGGTACATATTCGTTGTTTGTTTCGTAGCGAGCACTTTTCTCGTAGCATTTATCCTCTCGAGGTTTATAACTATCAGACCTGTTGAATAA
- the LOC105285791 gene encoding 39S ribosomal protein L53, mitochondrial produces the protein MSVPFSGTLTRSAGVISAIVKQLKLLSLKPVKRIDVRFDPFHGRVKHTRDFLSYMSSSKITATNPDCLVKTEIVGDRSEPTVTFSLHSGEKVVLKTTNLTSLNILELYNKHITSLLPPDPAVLEAKQALLEKKRRRKPPPKIKEGSKRRGIEL, from the exons ATGTCTGTCCCCTTCAGTGGAACTCTCACGCGTTCTGCCGGCGTGATTAGTGCGATCGTAAAGCAACTAAAACTCCTTAGTCTAAAGCCAGTCAAAAGAATTGACGTTCGTTTCGACCCGTTCCACGGACGTGTCAAGCACACCAG AGATTTTCTGTCTTACATGAGTTCTTCGAAAATTACCGCAACGAATCCGGACTGTTTGGTAAAAACCGAGATTGTGGGCGACCGTTCCGAGCCAACCGTCACGTTCAGTCTCC actCGGGTGAAAAAGTGGTACTAAAAACAACTAATTTAACAAGCCTGAATATTTTGGAGCTTTACAACAAGCACATTACTTCCTTACTTCCGCCTGATCCAGCTGTGCTTGAGGCTAAGCAGGCGCTCttggaaaagaagagaaggcgAAAGCCACCGCCTAAGATAAAAGAAGGAAGCAAGCGTAGGGGAATCGAATTATAA